A single Methylobacterium sp. 17Sr1-1 DNA region contains:
- a CDS encoding HAMP domain-containing sensor histidine kinase, with product MSGPVRLRDVADPAEAADEAAALRREVASLRRALAERDAFLAGVAHELRNPMTPILGQVERLLGAAQREAPEGRVAQGLAQLRWLVERYVRRATTLLDVSRAQTGQLALLAAPVPLAEVVQEVVAALTPMAAHAGSAIAVAVPEDLVLSCERLALDQILDNLVTNAIKYGDGSAITVSGLRDGAVARIRVSDRGIGIAQGDQARIFERFERAVGDPAAAPTGFGVGLWLVRRLAEAMGGGVALDSRPGEGATFTVTLPLHV from the coding sequence ATGAGCGGCCCGGTGAGGCTGCGCGACGTCGCCGATCCGGCCGAGGCTGCCGACGAGGCGGCGGCCTTGCGCCGGGAGGTCGCCTCCTTACGCCGGGCGCTCGCCGAGCGCGACGCGTTCCTGGCCGGCGTCGCGCACGAATTGCGCAACCCGATGACCCCGATACTCGGCCAGGTCGAGCGCCTGCTCGGCGCCGCCCAGCGCGAGGCGCCGGAGGGCAGGGTGGCGCAGGGGCTGGCGCAGCTGCGCTGGCTCGTCGAGCGCTACGTCCGCCGGGCCACCACCCTCCTCGACGTGTCCCGGGCCCAGACCGGGCAGCTCGCGCTGCTCGCCGCCCCCGTGCCCCTCGCCGAGGTGGTGCAGGAGGTGGTGGCGGCCCTGACCCCGATGGCGGCCCATGCCGGCAGCGCGATCGCGGTCGCGGTACCGGAGGACCTCGTGCTCTCCTGCGAGCGCCTCGCCCTCGACCAGATCCTCGACAACCTCGTCACCAACGCGATCAAGTACGGCGACGGCAGCGCGATCACGGTCTCGGGCCTCCGGGACGGGGCCGTGGCGCGGATCCGGGTGAGCGACCGGGGCATCGGCATCGCGCAAGGGGACCAGGCCCGCATCTTCGAGCGCTTCGAGCGGGCGGTGGGCGACCCCGCGGCGGCCCCGACCGGGTTCGGGGTCGGCCTGTGGCTGGTGCGCCGCCTCGCCGAGGCGATGGGCGGCGGCGTCGCCCTCGACAGCCGCCCTGGCGAAGGCGCGACCTTCACGGTAACGCTTCCCCTCCACGTGTAG
- a CDS encoding bifunctional 2-C-methyl-D-erythritol 4-phosphate cytidylyltransferase/2-C-methyl-D-erythritol 2,4-cyclodiphosphate synthase — MAAVVVAAGRGIRVGGDTPKQYRRVGGQAVLTRTLAALAAHPGITRIQVVIAADAAAFYDECLGDLDQAARDKLARPVEGGATRQASVRAGLEALAREGAPDLVLVHDAARPFVDEALIDRAIAAADGHGAAVPGVPVSDTIKVVEPDGRVRETPKREELRAVQTPQAFRFALLAEAHGRAAAEGHDGFTDDGALAEWAGLPVAVFPGDLRNRKITQAADLVEADRAFSPGSSPAAQDDAMTLLTRLGTGFDVHAFTEGDHVWLGGVRIPADRGVLAHSDGDVVLHALTDAILGALADGDIGVHFPPSDPRWRGASSDQFLADAVRRVAERGGVIDHLDITVLAEAPRIGAHREAIRSRIAEIAGVPLSAVSIKATTTEKLGFVGRAEGLAAQAAATIRLPEARS; from the coding sequence ATCGCCGCGGTGGTCGTCGCCGCGGGGCGCGGCATCCGCGTCGGCGGCGACACGCCCAAGCAGTATCGCCGCGTCGGCGGCCAGGCGGTCCTGACCCGGACCCTGGCGGCCCTGGCTGCCCATCCGGGCATCACGCGGATCCAGGTGGTGATCGCCGCCGATGCCGCGGCCTTCTACGACGAGTGCCTCGGCGACCTCGACCAGGCGGCGCGGGACAAGCTCGCCCGGCCGGTCGAGGGCGGCGCGACGCGGCAGGCCTCGGTCCGGGCCGGGCTCGAGGCGCTGGCGCGAGAGGGTGCGCCCGACCTGGTGCTGGTGCACGACGCCGCCCGCCCCTTCGTCGACGAGGCGCTGATCGACCGGGCGATCGCGGCGGCGGACGGCCACGGCGCCGCCGTGCCGGGCGTGCCGGTGAGCGACACGATCAAGGTGGTCGAGCCGGACGGAAGGGTGCGCGAGACCCCGAAGCGCGAGGAGCTGCGCGCGGTGCAGACCCCGCAGGCGTTCCGCTTCGCGCTGCTCGCCGAGGCGCATGGCCGGGCCGCAGCGGAGGGGCATGACGGCTTCACCGACGACGGCGCGCTCGCCGAATGGGCCGGCCTGCCGGTGGCGGTCTTCCCCGGAGACCTGCGCAACCGCAAGATCACCCAGGCCGCCGACCTTGTCGAGGCCGACCGCGCCTTCTCGCCGGGATCCAGCCCGGCCGCCCAGGATGATGCCATGACCCTTCTGACCCGCCTCGGCACCGGTTTCGACGTGCACGCCTTCACGGAGGGCGACCACGTGTGGCTCGGCGGCGTGCGCATCCCGGCCGACCGCGGCGTGCTCGCCCATTCGGACGGCGACGTGGTGCTGCACGCGCTCACCGACGCGATCCTGGGCGCGCTCGCCGACGGCGATATCGGCGTCCACTTCCCGCCGAGCGACCCGCGCTGGCGCGGCGCCTCCTCCGACCAGTTCCTCGCCGACGCGGTGCGCCGGGTTGCCGAGCGCGGCGGGGTGATCGACCACCTCGACATCACGGTGCTGGCCGAGGCGCCGCGCATCGGCGCCCATCGCGAGGCGATCCGCAGCCGGATCGCCGAGATCGCCGGGGTGCCGCTCTCGGCGGTCTCGATCAAGGCGACCACGACGGAGAAGCTCGGCTTCGTCGGCCGGGCCGAGGGCCTCGCCGCCCAGGCTGCGGCGACCATCCGCCTGCCGGAGGCGCGGTCCTGA
- a CDS encoding response regulator — MATVLIVDDEFGIAELLDAVLSDDGHTVVTAANGRQGLARVAAGRPDLIFLDFMMPVMDGPAMLAALTADPETRGIPVVLMSSMPEDTVRERAAGHVAFLRKPFRLRQVHDLVARLLKDS, encoded by the coding sequence GTGGCGACGGTGCTCATCGTGGACGACGAGTTCGGCATCGCCGAATTGCTGGACGCCGTCCTCTCCGACGACGGCCACACGGTGGTCACCGCCGCCAACGGACGGCAGGGCCTCGCCCGCGTCGCGGCCGGCCGGCCCGACCTGATCTTCCTCGACTTCATGATGCCGGTGATGGACGGGCCGGCGATGCTGGCCGCCCTCACGGCCGATCCGGAGACGCGCGGGATCCCGGTCGTGCTGATGAGCTCGATGCCGGAGGACACCGTGCGGGAGCGCGCCGCCGGCCACGTCGCCTTCCTGCGAAAACCCTTCCGGCTCAGGCAGGTGCACGACCTCGTGGCGCGGCTGCTCAAAGATAGTTGA
- a CDS encoding ATP-binding protein produces MSAPTSEMIINALPLPVLTIGPDERILQVNMAAEHFFDYSRRMMQRQRLRDIIPFSSPIIALVNEVRRRRASVSEYRVELASPRTGIERSVDVFATHLDDDLVVLMLQERTIADKMNRQLTHRGAARSMVALGAMLAHEIKNPLAGIRGAAQLLEQSAAEDDRLLTRLICDESDRIVRIVERMELFGDERPVERGPVNVHGVLDQVKRSAQSGFARHIRFVENYDPSLPPVLGNRDQLIQVILNLVKNAAEAIGADAVDGEIILSTAFRTGLRLQVPGSRERVSLPIEVAVRDNGPGVSAELLPDLFDPFVTTKAQGSGLGLALVAKIVGDHGGIVECDPAPRRTTFRVLLPMSHSRDGRESSAETE; encoded by the coding sequence ATGAGCGCCCCGACGAGCGAGATGATCATCAACGCCCTGCCGCTGCCCGTCCTGACCATCGGCCCGGACGAGCGCATCCTCCAGGTCAACATGGCGGCGGAGCACTTCTTCGACTATTCGCGCCGGATGATGCAGCGCCAGCGCCTGCGCGACATCATCCCGTTCTCCTCGCCGATCATCGCGCTGGTCAACGAGGTGCGCCGGCGCCGGGCCAGCGTCAGCGAGTACCGGGTCGAGCTCGCCTCGCCGCGCACCGGCATCGAGCGCAGCGTCGACGTGTTCGCGACCCATCTCGACGACGACCTCGTGGTGCTGATGCTCCAGGAGCGCACCATCGCCGACAAGATGAACCGCCAGCTCACCCACCGGGGCGCCGCCCGCTCGATGGTGGCCTTGGGCGCGATGCTCGCCCACGAGATCAAGAACCCGCTCGCCGGCATCCGCGGCGCGGCCCAGCTTCTCGAGCAATCGGCGGCCGAGGACGACCGCCTCCTGACCCGGCTGATCTGCGACGAATCCGACCGGATCGTGCGCATCGTCGAGCGGATGGAATTGTTCGGCGACGAGCGCCCGGTCGAGCGGGGCCCGGTCAACGTCCACGGCGTCCTCGACCAGGTGAAGCGCTCGGCCCAGTCGGGCTTCGCCCGCCACATCCGCTTCGTCGAGAACTACGACCCCTCGCTGCCACCGGTGCTCGGCAACCGCGACCAGCTGATCCAGGTCATCCTGAACCTCGTCAAGAACGCCGCCGAGGCGATCGGCGCCGACGCGGTCGACGGCGAGATCATCCTCTCGACCGCCTTCCGCACCGGCTTGCGCCTCCAGGTGCCGGGCTCGCGCGAGCGGGTCAGCCTGCCGATCGAGGTCGCGGTGCGCGACAACGGCCCGGGCGTCTCGGCCGAGCTACTGCCGGACCTGTTCGACCCCTTCGTCACCACCAAGGCGCAAGGCTCGGGCCTCGGCCTCGCGCTGGTCGCCAAGATCGTCGGCGACCATGGCGGCATCGTCGAGTGCGACCCCGCCCCCCGCCGCACCACCTTCCGCGTCCTCCTGCCGATGTCGCATTCCCGCGACGGGCGCGAATCCTCCGCCGAGACCGAGTGA
- a CDS encoding CinA family protein, whose protein sequence is MMFDAALVTRASVLIAAYRVRQARLVTAESCTGGLVAALLTEVAGSSLVVERGFVTYSNEAKAEILGVDFNLISAHGAVSEPVARAMAEGALAHSRADVALAITGIAGPGGATAAKPVGLVHFGLVAAGRATRHIERRYGDLGRSEVRRCAVEDALGFLEMGLEKV, encoded by the coding sequence CTGATGTTCGATGCCGCCCTCGTCACCCGCGCGAGCGTGCTGATCGCCGCCTATCGCGTGCGCCAGGCCCGCCTCGTCACCGCCGAATCCTGCACCGGCGGCCTCGTCGCCGCGCTGCTCACCGAGGTGGCGGGCTCCTCCCTGGTGGTGGAGCGCGGCTTCGTCACCTACTCGAACGAGGCGAAGGCCGAGATCCTCGGCGTCGACTTCAACCTGATCTCGGCCCACGGCGCGGTGAGCGAGCCGGTGGCCCGGGCGATGGCCGAAGGGGCGCTCGCCCATTCCCGCGCCGACGTGGCGCTCGCCATCACGGGCATCGCGGGCCCGGGCGGCGCCACGGCGGCCAAGCCCGTCGGCCTCGTCCATTTCGGCCTCGTCGCCGCCGGCCGGGCGACCCGGCACATCGAGCGCCGCTACGGCGATCTCGGCCGCTCCGAGGTCCGGCGCTGCGCCGTCGAGGACGCGCTCGGCTTCCTGGAGATGGGGCTGGAGAAGGTGTGA
- a CDS encoding ATPase domain-containing protein: MEQAGAYGELERVPTGIAGLDDILGGGLFRGGVYIVQGTPGAGKTIFGNQACYTHAGASPALSSSGASPALSSSGASPALSPSGAPPEHRALYVTLLAESHARMLGHIAPLGFFRAGLIPDRITYLSAFRTLQDEGLAGLLTLLRREMAAREASLLVLDGLVAAEETAASTLEFKTFIHELQTQAAATGATALLLTSASAGADLVAAEHTMVDGLIVLSSRLTGWRAERELEVRKFRGSGFLRGRHAFRITDDGIRVFPRIEARLRLPSRRDHVEGAALTTGSPALDAMLGGGLPHASTTLVGGPAGIGKTTLGLQFLGADQGAPGLLCGFYESEAALRAKARALDLPVADLIEAGRVGVLWQPATEGLIDEICTDLLGTIRNRGVRRVFIDGLDAMCRIAGDQDRIVRIFAALTAEMRALGVTAMYTRETDLRGTFLDAPSGAPSLRQASSVAENVVLMRSCVLRSGVHRLIAVAKARDARIDPRLRVFDIRPGGLAIDDRPERAEAILADRDAAGRGGE; encoded by the coding sequence ATGGAACAGGCCGGTGCCTACGGAGAGCTGGAGCGGGTTCCGACGGGAATCGCCGGCCTCGACGACATCCTCGGCGGCGGGCTGTTTCGCGGCGGCGTCTACATCGTCCAGGGCACGCCGGGCGCGGGCAAGACCATCTTCGGCAACCAGGCCTGCTACACGCATGCGGGCGCCTCGCCCGCCCTGTCGTCTTCGGGCGCCTCGCCCGCCCTCTCGTCGTCGGGCGCCTCGCCCGCCCTGTCACCTTCGGGCGCCCCGCCCGAGCACCGGGCGCTCTACGTCACGCTGCTGGCCGAGAGCCATGCCCGGATGCTCGGCCACATCGCGCCGCTCGGCTTCTTCCGGGCCGGGCTGATCCCCGACCGGATCACGTACCTGAGCGCCTTCCGTACCCTGCAGGACGAGGGGCTCGCCGGCCTCCTGACCCTGCTGCGCCGCGAGATGGCCGCCCGCGAGGCGAGCCTCCTCGTCCTCGACGGGCTGGTGGCGGCGGAGGAGACCGCGGCCTCGACCCTCGAGTTCAAGACCTTCATCCACGAATTGCAGACCCAGGCCGCCGCGACCGGCGCCACCGCCCTCCTCCTCACCAGCGCCTCGGCCGGGGCCGACCTGGTGGCGGCCGAGCACACGATGGTCGACGGCCTCATCGTCCTGTCGAGCCGGCTCACCGGGTGGCGGGCCGAGCGCGAGCTGGAGGTGCGCAAGTTCCGCGGCAGCGGCTTCCTGCGCGGGCGCCACGCCTTCCGCATCACCGATGACGGGATCCGGGTGTTTCCGCGCATCGAGGCGCGGTTGCGGCTGCCGAGCCGGCGCGACCACGTCGAGGGCGCGGCCCTCACCACCGGCTCGCCCGCCCTCGACGCGATGCTGGGCGGCGGCCTGCCGCACGCTTCCACCACCCTGGTCGGCGGCCCGGCCGGCATCGGCAAGACGACGCTCGGCCTGCAGTTCCTCGGCGCCGACCAAGGGGCGCCGGGCCTGCTCTGCGGCTTCTACGAGAGCGAGGCGGCGCTCCGCGCCAAGGCCAGGGCGCTGGACCTGCCGGTCGCCGACCTGATCGAGGCCGGCCGGGTCGGGGTGCTGTGGCAGCCCGCCACCGAGGGGCTGATCGACGAGATCTGCACCGATCTCCTCGGCACCATACGGAACCGCGGGGTCCGGCGCGTGTTCATCGACGGTCTGGACGCGATGTGCCGGATCGCAGGGGATCAGGACCGGATCGTCCGCATCTTCGCCGCTCTCACGGCCGAGATGAGGGCCCTGGGCGTGACGGCGATGTACACCCGAGAAACAGACCTGCGCGGCACCTTCCTCGACGCCCCCTCCGGCGCGCCCTCCCTGCGGCAGGCCTCCAGCGTCGCCGAGAACGTGGTGCTGATGCGCTCCTGCGTCCTGCGCTCGGGTGTCCACCGCCTGATCGCGGTCGCCAAGGCCCGGGACGCCCGGATCGATCCCCGCCTGCGCGTCTTCGACATCCGGCCGGGCGGTCTGGCGATCGACGATCGCCCCGAGCGGGCCGAGGCGATCCTGGCCGACCGGGACGCCGCGGGACGCGGCGGGGAATAG
- the dusB gene encoding tRNA dihydrouridine synthase DusB — translation MSAGPSRLRGALLARGALLAPLSGVTDLHMRRIARRLGATATVSEMVAAEDFARGTEEARLRAEGEGVLPHVVQLAGCDPRWMAEGARLAEANGADVIDVNMGCPAKAVTGGQAGSALMRDLDHAERLLAAVREAVSVPVTVKMRLGWDDATRNAPDLARRAERLGYAAVTVHGRTRQQFYTGRADWAAIRAVRDAVAIPLVANGDVTSLDDARACLRESGADAVMIGRAAVGRPWLVAAIAAGLAGEAFAEPDAAARAELAAEHYEGLIALYGARMGVRHARKHLAAYADQAGGLSAPERTRLLTTTDPAEAARLLRRAFEAPAARPASRAARSAQQAA, via the coding sequence ATGTCCGCCGGGCCTTCGCGGTTGCGCGGGGCGCTGCTCGCGCGCGGGGCGCTGCTCGCGCCCCTGTCCGGCGTCACCGACCTGCACATGCGCCGCATCGCCCGCCGGCTCGGGGCCACCGCGACCGTGTCCGAGATGGTGGCGGCGGAGGATTTCGCCCGCGGCACCGAGGAGGCGCGCCTGCGGGCCGAGGGCGAGGGCGTGCTGCCCCACGTGGTGCAGCTCGCCGGCTGCGACCCGCGCTGGATGGCGGAGGGCGCGCGCCTCGCCGAGGCCAACGGCGCCGACGTGATCGACGTCAACATGGGCTGCCCGGCCAAGGCCGTGACCGGCGGCCAGGCCGGTTCTGCCCTGATGCGCGACCTCGACCATGCCGAGCGCCTGCTCGCCGCGGTGCGCGAGGCGGTCTCGGTGCCGGTCACCGTCAAGATGCGGCTGGGCTGGGACGATGCCACCCGCAACGCCCCCGACCTGGCGCGCCGCGCCGAACGGCTCGGCTACGCCGCCGTCACGGTGCACGGCCGCACCCGGCAGCAATTCTACACCGGCCGCGCCGACTGGGCGGCGATCCGGGCGGTGCGCGACGCGGTGGCGATCCCGCTCGTCGCCAACGGCGACGTCACGAGCCTCGACGACGCCCGGGCCTGCCTGCGCGAATCCGGCGCCGACGCCGTGATGATCGGGCGGGCGGCGGTCGGGCGGCCCTGGCTCGTCGCCGCAATCGCGGCGGGGCTGGCCGGAGAGGCCTTCGCGGAGCCCGATGCCGCCGCGCGGGCGGAGCTCGCCGCCGAGCATTACGAGGGACTCATCGCCCTCTACGGCGCCCGGATGGGCGTGCGCCACGCCCGCAAGCATCTGGCGGCCTATGCCGACCAGGCTGGCGGGTTGTCCGCCCCCGAGCGGACCCGGCTTCTCACCACCACCGACCCGGCCGAGGCCGCGCGGCTGCTGCGGCGCGCCTTCGAGGCGCCGGCCGCACGGCCCGCATCGCGGGCCGCACGGTCTGCGCAGCAGGCCGCATGA
- the ntrC gene encoding nitrogen regulation protein NR(I): protein MPNGHIIVADDDAAIRTVLNQALSRAGYEVRSTGNAATLWRWVAQGEGDLVITDVVMPDENAFDLLPRIKRVRPDLPIIVMSAQNTFMTAIRASERGAYEYLPKPFDLKELTAIVGRALSRPRGSAAPGAPPENEDIPLVGRSPAMQEIYRSLARLMPTDLTVMITGESGTGKELVARALHDYGRRRSGPFVPVNMAAIPRDLIESELFGHEKGAFTGATARSAGRFEQAEGGTLFLDEIGDMPMEAQTRLLRVLQQGEYTTVGGRVPIKTNVRIIAATNKDLRVSIQQGIFREDLFFRLNVVPLRLPALRERSEDVPDLVRHFFVLVEREGLTRKQLDGDAMEKLKRYRWPGNVRELENLVRRLAALYPQETITGPVIEAELDTLPLSAPAQGGNGRKGGNEAEGLSAAVERHLSEYFSGYRDTLPPPGLYHRILREIEGPLIGAALAATRGNQIRAAELLGVNRNTLRKKVRDLDLQVFRTPR, encoded by the coding sequence ATGCCGAACGGACACATCATCGTGGCGGACGACGACGCCGCCATCCGCACCGTGCTCAACCAGGCGCTGTCGCGCGCCGGCTACGAGGTCCGCTCGACCGGCAACGCCGCCACCCTGTGGCGCTGGGTGGCGCAGGGGGAGGGCGACCTCGTCATCACCGACGTGGTGATGCCCGACGAGAACGCCTTCGACCTCCTGCCGCGCATCAAGCGGGTGCGGCCGGACCTGCCGATCATCGTGATGAGCGCGCAGAACACCTTCATGACGGCGATCCGCGCCTCGGAGCGCGGGGCCTACGAGTATCTCCCGAAACCCTTCGACCTGAAGGAACTGACCGCGATCGTCGGCCGCGCCCTGTCGCGCCCGCGCGGGAGCGCGGCGCCGGGTGCTCCGCCCGAGAACGAGGACATCCCGCTCGTCGGCCGCTCGCCGGCGATGCAGGAGATCTACCGCTCGCTCGCCCGCCTGATGCCGACCGACCTCACGGTGATGATCACGGGCGAGTCCGGCACCGGCAAGGAGCTGGTGGCCCGCGCGCTGCACGATTACGGCCGGCGCCGCTCGGGGCCGTTCGTGCCGGTCAACATGGCGGCGATTCCCCGGGATCTCATCGAATCCGAGCTGTTCGGCCACGAGAAGGGCGCCTTTACCGGCGCCACCGCCCGCTCCGCCGGCCGCTTCGAGCAGGCCGAGGGCGGCACGCTCTTCCTCGACGAGATCGGCGACATGCCGATGGAGGCCCAGACCCGGCTGCTCCGCGTCCTCCAGCAGGGCGAGTACACCACCGTCGGCGGCCGGGTGCCGATCAAGACCAACGTCCGCATCATCGCGGCGACCAACAAGGATCTCCGGGTCTCGATCCAGCAGGGGATCTTTCGCGAGGACCTGTTCTTCCGCCTCAACGTCGTGCCGTTGCGCCTGCCGGCCCTGCGCGAGCGCTCCGAGGACGTGCCGGACCTGGTGCGGCACTTCTTCGTCCTGGTCGAGCGCGAGGGCCTGACGCGCAAGCAGCTCGACGGCGACGCGATGGAGAAGCTCAAGCGCTACCGCTGGCCCGGCAACGTGCGCGAGCTCGAGAACCTGGTGCGGCGCCTCGCGGCGCTCTACCCGCAGGAGACGATCACCGGGCCGGTGATCGAGGCCGAGCTCGACACCCTGCCGCTCTCCGCCCCCGCGCAGGGCGGAAACGGCCGCAAGGGCGGGAACGAGGCGGAAGGGCTGTCGGCGGCGGTGGAGCGGCACCTGTCGGAGTACTTTTCCGGCTACCGCGATACCCTGCCGCCGCCCGGCCTCTATCACCGCATCCTGCGCGAGATCGAGGGGCCGCTGATCGGCGCGGCGCTCGCGGCGACCCGCGGCAACCAGATCCGCGCCGCCGAGTTGCTGGGAGTGAACCGCAATACCCTGCGCAAGAAGGTCCGCGACCTCGACCTCCAGGTGTTCCGCACCCCGCGCTGA
- a CDS encoding MFS transporter — protein sequence MTREEKKVILASSLGTVFEWYDFYLYGSLAGIIGAQFFSSYPPATRDIFALLAFAAGFLVRPFGALVFGRVGDIVGRKYTFLVTILIMGLSTFIVGILPNAAQIGIAAPIILIALRLAQGLALGGEYGGAATYVAEHAPQGRRGFYTSWIQTTATLGLFLSLVVILAVRTFTGEAAFAEWGWRIPFLVSVLLLGISLWIRLQLSESPAFQRMKEEGKTSKAPLTEAFGQWRNAKIALIALLGLVAGQGVVWYTGQFYALFFLQSILKVDGYTANLLIAWALLLGTGFFVVFGWLSDKIGRKPIILAGCLIAALSFFPVFKQITTLANPALEKAIETVKVTVVADPAQCGSLFNPVGTRVFSAPCDLARDYLAKSSVRYATEAGPAGQPTVVRINGTEVPFAAGAPAAEFNKAAASALQAAGYPKAGDAQVVKMSNPFDIFRPQVAGVIGLLFVLVLFVTMVYGPIAAALVELFPTRIRYTSMSLPYHIGNGWFGGLLPATAFAMVAQTGDIYYGLWYPIVIALMTFVLGLLLVPETKDRDIFDERDTAAH from the coding sequence ATGACGCGGGAGGAGAAGAAGGTCATCCTGGCCTCCTCCCTCGGCACCGTGTTCGAGTGGTACGACTTCTACCTCTACGGCTCGCTCGCCGGCATCATCGGCGCGCAGTTCTTCTCGTCCTACCCGCCGGCGACCCGGGACATCTTCGCGCTGCTCGCCTTCGCGGCGGGCTTCCTGGTGCGGCCGTTCGGCGCCCTGGTGTTCGGGCGCGTCGGCGACATCGTCGGGCGCAAGTACACCTTCCTGGTCACCATCCTGATCATGGGCCTGTCGACCTTCATCGTCGGCATCCTGCCCAACGCCGCGCAGATCGGCATCGCGGCGCCGATCATCCTGATCGCCTTACGCCTCGCGCAAGGGCTCGCGCTCGGCGGCGAGTACGGCGGCGCCGCGACCTATGTCGCCGAGCACGCGCCGCAGGGCCGGCGCGGCTTCTACACCAGCTGGATCCAGACCACGGCGACGCTGGGCCTGTTCCTGTCGCTGGTGGTGATCCTGGCGGTGCGGACCTTCACCGGCGAGGCCGCCTTCGCCGAATGGGGCTGGCGCATCCCGTTCCTGGTCTCGGTGCTGCTGCTCGGCATCTCGCTCTGGATCCGCCTCCAGCTCAGCGAGTCGCCGGCCTTCCAGCGCATGAAGGAGGAGGGCAAGACCTCGAAGGCCCCCCTCACCGAGGCCTTCGGCCAGTGGCGCAACGCCAAGATCGCGCTGATCGCGCTGCTCGGCCTCGTCGCCGGCCAGGGCGTGGTCTGGTACACGGGCCAGTTCTACGCCCTGTTCTTCCTGCAATCGATCCTGAAGGTCGACGGCTACACGGCCAACCTCCTGATCGCCTGGGCGCTGCTCCTCGGCACCGGCTTCTTCGTGGTGTTCGGCTGGCTCTCGGACAAGATCGGCCGCAAGCCGATCATCCTGGCCGGCTGCCTGATCGCGGCGCTCAGCTTCTTCCCGGTGTTCAAGCAGATCACCACGCTGGCGAACCCGGCCCTCGAGAAGGCGATCGAGACCGTCAAGGTGACCGTGGTGGCCGATCCGGCCCAGTGCGGCAGCCTGTTCAACCCCGTCGGCACACGGGTGTTCTCGGCCCCCTGCGACCTCGCCCGCGACTACCTCGCCAAGTCCTCGGTGCGCTACGCCACCGAGGCCGGTCCAGCCGGCCAGCCGACGGTCGTGCGGATCAACGGCACCGAGGTCCCGTTCGCGGCGGGTGCGCCGGCGGCGGAGTTCAACAAGGCGGCGGCCTCGGCGCTCCAGGCGGCGGGCTACCCGAAGGCGGGCGATGCCCAGGTGGTGAAGATGTCGAACCCGTTCGACATCTTCCGGCCGCAGGTCGCCGGGGTGATCGGGCTGCTCTTCGTCCTCGTGCTCTTCGTCACGATGGTCTACGGCCCGATCGCCGCGGCCCTGGTCGAGCTGTTCCCGACCCGGATCCGCTACACCTCGATGTCCCTGCCCTACCATATCGGCAACGGCTGGTTCGGCGGCCTCTTGCCCGCCACCGCCTTCGCGATGGTGGCCCAGACCGGCGACATCTATTACGGCCTCTGGTACCCGATCGTCATCGCGCTGATGACCTTCGTGCTCGGCCTGCTCCTCGTGCCCGAGACCAAGGACCGGGACATCTTCGACGAGCGGGATACCGCCGCGCATTGA
- a CDS encoding bifunctional helix-turn-helix transcriptional regulator/GNAT family N-acetyltransferase produces the protein MMHADEIDAAAVAAVRAFGRFYTRQIGLLEEGLHRSAFSLTEARVLYELAHRDGLTASVLGRDLGLDAGYLSRLLKRFEEQGLVTRRSAAGDGRRQVLALTPEGQAAFAPLDEASRAEVEALLARLPAADRTALVGAMARVRRLLGDPSEGLEAGATLRGLRPGDIGWIAHRQGVLYARDYGFDLTFEALVAEILAGFVHDFDPGRAGAWIAEQAGEVVGSVFLAPASDTVGKLRLLYVEPAARGQGLGRRLTASCVDGARARGYRQLTLWTNDVLAAARRIYAEAGFRLIESAPHRSFGQDLVGETWMLDL, from the coding sequence ATGATGCACGCAGACGAGATCGATGCCGCGGCGGTCGCGGCGGTGCGGGCCTTCGGCCGGTTCTACACCCGGCAGATCGGCCTCCTGGAGGAGGGGCTGCACCGCAGCGCCTTCTCGCTCACCGAGGCGCGGGTGCTCTACGAGCTCGCCCATCGCGATGGCCTGACCGCCTCGGTCCTCGGGCGGGACCTCGGCCTCGATGCCGGCTATCTCAGCCGCCTGCTCAAGCGCTTCGAGGAGCAGGGCCTCGTGACCCGCCGGAGCGCGGCGGGCGACGGGCGGCGCCAGGTCCTCGCCCTGACGCCGGAGGGGCAGGCCGCCTTCGCGCCGCTGGACGAGGCCTCGCGGGCGGAGGTCGAGGCACTGCTGGCCCGGCTCCCGGCCGCCGACCGGACGGCCCTCGTCGGCGCGATGGCGCGGGTGCGCCGCCTGCTCGGGGATCCGTCGGAGGGCCTCGAGGCGGGCGCGACCCTGCGCGGCCTGCGGCCCGGCGACATCGGCTGGATCGCCCACCGCCAGGGCGTGCTCTACGCCCGGGACTACGGCTTCGACCTCACCTTCGAGGCCCTGGTGGCCGAGATCCTGGCCGGGTTCGTGCACGACTTCGATCCGGGCCGGGCCGGGGCCTGGATCGCCGAGCAGGCGGGCGAGGTGGTCGGCAGCGTCTTCCTGGCGCCCGCCTCGGACACGGTGGGGAAGCTGCGCCTGCTCTACGTCGAACCGGCCGCCCGCGGCCAGGGCCTGGGCCGGCGCCTCACGGCGTCCTGCGTCGACGGCGCCCGCGCGCGGGGCTACCGGCAGCTGACCCTCTGGACCAACGACGTGCTGGCTGCGGCGAGACGGATCTACGCCGAAGCGGGCTTCCGCCTGATCGAGAGCGCCCCGCACCGCTCGTTCGGGCAGGATCTGGTCGGGGAGACCTGGATGCTGGACCTGTGA